AGTGAAACTAACACCTCACTTACCACAGATACAAAAACCAGAAAGTCTTGgagttgcttttaaaatatattaatattaatatgcatgcaaaaaaaataacataaaaccagaaaataaaatatttgcacagatAATTGAGTGTTATGACtgaagtgttttgtgtttttaggtgatctgaaaagaacaaagttcAGACGTTTGGACAGAGAGTGAAGTCATGATGAGGAGGAAACGCCTCCAACCACACAGATCCTCATATTTCACCTCTTGCCTCTTTAACCTCTCAGTCATTTCTGATTGTCTgcaagagagacagagaggagcaATGATCACTGCTGGagagaaacaaacttctttatTTGTAACGCTGATGCTTTACTTAACAGGTAAGAATATTAcatgcaatttttaaattatttaaaacagttttatatttaactaaaactaaatatggTTCCTTATCTGACACACTCGTGTTTATTGAGACTTGGCAGCTGATCGTTGAATGATTCACTGAATAATGGATCTAAAATGATTCTCACAATAATAAGGagcacaaaatatatttatattgtttaattttctgatctttttttattcagcagcagcagctggtcaAATTCAATACTCAGCCGTCAAAGTTGGGGATGAATTCACTTTGCCTTGTAGAAATGTGATCTACATGAGATATGACTGTTACACCTTCACCTGGATCTTCAGtaataacaacagaaaaacatcaacactgTTTGAAAACGGACAGAttcatgaagctgcagcagcaaaatcAGACAGACTGAGAGTTACATCAGACTGTTCTCTGGTTATAGAGAAAGTCTCAGTGGAGGATGTTGGTTGGTACACCTGCAGACAGTTTATAAACGGACAACAAACATCAGAATATTCCTATATTCTGTCTGTTATTCAAAGTAAGTATTTATATCATGTTTGTCAGAACAAACTGTCCaaccacaaattaaaacataaccagaaaaatgacaaagctatttttttcttttcagtggttcaacaaaaccagaaagataAAATCATCCTAACCTGCTCTGTGATGGATTATAATGACTGCAGACACACAGTGAAGTGGCTGAATGAAGGTAGAGAGGAAATGTTGTCAGACATGGAGGAATCGTATCAGTCCTGCTCTGATACTGTAACGATTCCAACATCTGACagaaactggaaggaaaactctgaaatattaGAGTGTAGAGTTACAAATAGTTACAGTAAAAATGTGCAGCTGTTTAACTTCAGGATTCAGTTCTCTGGTGGAAAAACAGGTGAGAATATTTTTATCAACtcagtttcaaaataatttaatgatttGTGACAccaaattgtttctttatttgtttttattgtattttctcagATAAAATTTCAACAGTAAAGACACCGACCACGACACGACCACCTAGAACTACAACAACAAGaatgtcaacaacaacaacaacaacacgaCCACCTAGAACTACAACAACAAGaatgtcaacaacaacaaagatgaCTACAGCAGAATTACCTGCAACTTTATCAATAATAACAACAGAATCAAACAAATTGACGTCTATGGCAATAAATTCAACTACAAATGTTAACAATTTCTCCAAAACTTCAGGTAGAATCTGAATCTCTTGAGtcagaaagttcagttttaatcttaaacttccagttttattttagtcatttttgatGCTCCATAAATGATATTTCTTCTTTCAggttggtttgtgttttatataatcGGTCCAGCAGTGATCATAGTGACTGTTCTGGTGATCATTGGATGGAAGAAAACCAGAGGTGAGGAAAACAGTTTTGGTGCTTcggtaaactttaaattttttaaattgtatccAACAAAAACGGAATGTGTTtgttattatagttttttttaaaaaaaaaaaaaaaaaaagaaaaaaaacaatcttacaGACGTCACAATCAGTCTGTCCTTTACATGCTGACCAttagaaaacagacaggaaatatatatatatatatatatatatatatatatatatatatatatatatatatatatatatatatatatatatatatatatatatatatatatatatatatatatatatatatatatgtatttgtttttagagCAACAACTGAACAAGttactcttattttattttttcaggaaataaaacaaaaaaggagggagaaagaaaagtaaGTAAATCATTGAATCTTTGTATTGTTATGTCAATAGAAAAGAGtcattttagtcatttattaactttaaactatttttgaaaataattatccATTTATATTGgtcaaaattgtgtttttgaaggatgaagttttaaaatatgaactaaTAGAAATGCAGTGTCCTCCACACTTATTGACATTCCTTATGTTAAAGAATATAAAAGCAGTGAAAAATTTACGCACTTTTTCAGTagcaaaattgatttttttaatccaagCCTTTTTGTGAATTCATGAATTGGTAAATTAATTTACTGTCATTGCTTAATTGCACAATAGAATTAAAAGTGGtctgaatatatttattcagtgaGTGAAAATTATCTACAGATATCTTGATTAATCAAACCTTTTGCCCTCTTTATGACTTTATGCTCAACAGTTAATTAACAATTAGACAGGAGCAACTTGCTGCTTCTGCTAGCAGGTTGTTAGCTTTAGGAATAGTGAGGTAACATAAATCTACaggtttacatttttacttcagGATTTTAAATCCAGAAGAAACTCACTTTAAATGTCCAATGATAAGAAGCTAAAAGCTGGTGATTTTGaggaaattatttagttaaaccAAAATAATTGACTCTAATATCTTGCTAATCTAAATACATTACagtatgttatttattttgttgcattctGTATACAGACTGATCCTGAGGACAACATCCACTATTCCAAAGTCATTCCAACCAAAAAGACCAAGAAAAAGCCAAGAGTAAGTTGTTTTCCTAAAAGCTGCCCTTAAGACTCATGATGTGTTATAGAGTTATGTCATATAGATAGGAAACATGTGCTACTGataattactaaaatatgtATCATGTTGGTTTGTGAAATAGtaaatgtacaaataataattaaaattgtgATAGGGATTTTTTCTAAACatgtatctttatttttgtgtgtgtttttttttttgtttgttttttttgtttgtttttttttttcaggtccCGGACACTGTGACCTACAGCACTCtgaatatttcttcttctgctgctgctcagccCACCATCGATCTTGACCGTCTGTACTCTACACTCAGTAAATAAGTGAGATTAGATGTTGCTTAATAAACCATTATTTCCAACAACTAATGGATAAATCTGGATAAAACTGAAAGTGACAGAATGTTTTCGAGAACATGAATGAGCGCTGAGGCCCTCTAGTGGAGAGAAGCTGGAAATGTAACTCTGTagaattcacatttttgtaaaaaaaaaaaaaaaaaaaacagcaactttgaCGGCTTGTGCATAATATCTGCTAAAGATTTATTAGACATAATCTCCAAGGTCTATattcttctgtgttttaaagTACGTAATGTTTGACTATTATGGTATAAATATCTGTGAACTTTTGTGGTTTCACActttgagacaaaaacagatgCTGAATTTTTCCATAACGTCAGACATGTTGAAGTTTataccttaaaaaaaatctagcagACTAAAACCTTGTGCTGCAAATGTTGCAACACTTAGATCAGCTCAAAAATAGACAGAAACTAACACCTACCAACAACAGATACACCCACATCCTGTAAGTCATCTCTAGTGTCAAATTTATTCTTATAcacatgagaaaaacaaaacgttcCAGTTGTGCATCACACAGGAAGATCTCTTTCTGCTACAAAAGCCCACCACCTTTTCTTTCTCCCATTTCCACCattcttttctacatttttaaatgttttgttccagattttgtGTCCTACATTTTGTTACAAAGATAGCCTGGACATATAGTATGTAGCTTTTTGCTAAATGGAGAAAGAACAGATAATGGtaggattattttaaaaatgctcttAAACCCAGATTGAGTCACAGTAAATGATCTTTAATACTGATCCTGGTTGTGATGGAGATTCCTTCCTGTTAACACAGAGTTATTCCTTCCCTCTGTTGCCTCATGCTTGATCAGgaggagggattgctgcaaaatGAATGCTGACCTGCTTATATTATTTAACCAATCAGCTTTATTGAGCTTATGTTATTGCTTTGTATTATATCCAGGACTGAACTGGAACATATGTAACTGGATCTGCCTCTAAAACTGTAACTGTTTTTTGATCAtatgtttctgaaaataaattgggGATTTctttattgtgtaaaatgtcttgaagatatttgctgaaaatgatCACTGCTgcataaaaagcaaacagataATATTTCTAATGCTTCTCATGAAGTAATAGTGATATAAATTATCTTTGATGAACAttcctgaatatttttcaaatgttgattattcaaactttttgtctctttatgCTTAACAGTTAATTAACAATTAaacagaagctgaatgtttgtgttcagaTTACACTGATATGAACAGGATTTCAGCACAGAAAATAATCTgagtgaggaaaaataaaatctttcttttggTGAAAAATGTCCATTTAGTTAAATCTGTACTgggatttaaaatattgttttcatactgtgtgaaataaaatataaaaaccttcTTGATtcagttaaatatttgtttttaaatgaaaaagcagcagatCAAAATTGTTGCACTCTATTCAGTGCCCCCAATGTACCATAGGGGGCGCCAGAGATCCTTCATTATGTTTCTGCCGCACTTctacatttagaaaacaaagaacagttttACCACAGCCGATATCTGATAATGAATCACATCCATGCAAATAGTATataatgcataaatatttatgttttcacagaCACACATATGATGAAAGCAAACAGCAGACTGCTTGTTTCCAAACACCCCAAACTTATcctcttattttctttaaaaataattaaagcactCTGGTATTTCTgttgaaaatagttttattgcattaaaCTGAAGAATCTTTTTCAAACAGGAgaagaaatgcaataaatttcattcaaaactGTAGTTACACATacaggtaaaaatgttaaaggttttCTGAAATACAgtcatcttgttttctttctggttttactATCAATTCCAGACAGGTAGCAActattttcatatattttggaagcaaatgtttaattttaagttttattattgTCATGAAGTTCTagttttaagaaagaaaaagtaaaattcaggctgggaaaaaaaaaccacaataaaatgtgttttcttcctttaagcttttttttctctggttcTTTAGAAAGCTAACTGTGCCCGGTCTCTAACATGGACACATGCAGACATTTACCCACATtaattagtgtgtgtgtgtgtgtgtgtgtacgtgggcgtgtgtgtgtgtgtgtgtgtgtgtgtgtgtgtgtgtgtgggtgtgtgcgtgtgtgtgtgtgttcgtgcgtgtgcgtgtgtgtgtgtgtgtgtgtgtacgtgggcgtgtgtgggtgtgtgtgtgcgtgtgtgtgtgtgtgtgtgtgtgtgtgtgtgtgtgtgtgtatgcagagATTGTGTCTGGGGCTGTGCAGAAAGCGTTCAAGCAGTTCAGGACAATAGGCTGTCAAACAAAGTGATTCTGCCTGAGCGCCGACCCCCTGCAGGAAGCATTCCTACACAACCAACAGTCCGACTCCTAAAGGCCATGAACGgatgaaaatgtccaaattccttaaaacaaacatgaatcagtctgtctgatctgatctgatacAGATTTATGTTCAGtaacacttaaaaaactgaTCTGAGCTCAGAGTTAACTGTACTGTTTACTTTTCCCcattaaatagatttattttctcacattgaTCAAAGCAGAATTTGATATAAAGATAAATCTTCTCCTCTTAAATGTAAATCTGTTTCGTGTTTCTAGAGAATATACACCCACGTGACTAATAAAAAGAGTAATTGcatcattaaaacacacaaatgggataattcaattttttattttctgctgaaagAACTTGACCCAATttaacaaccaatcacagcttAGTTAAAATCTCCTGAGCCAATGCGATGCTGGGCACCGCCCACATGTGTGCATAATAATAAGAGGCAGGATGATAAGTGGTGGAGTAAACCTGGAAGAGTTGCAGCTTGCTCAGTGTACTTTGGAGATAACTCTGTCCCCTGCAAACCTTCACCATGGTCGACGCCTTCTGTGCCACCTGGAAACTGGTCGAGAGCGAGAACTTTGATGAGTACATGAAAGCACTTGGtgagtcagattctgtcaattttgataattattatgagtaaatacaaaataaatctatgttttcaggttatttttgaATGCAAACTGCACATTTATACTTAAGAGGTTTAACAGAATCTCATTCCTGTTTCTCTTGCTCAGGTGTGGGCTTTGCCACCAGGCAGGTTGGTAACGTGACCAAACCGACCGTCATCATCAGCCAGGAGGGAGACAAGGTGATGATCCGCACCCAGAGCACCTTCAAAAACACCGAGATCAGCTTCACGCTGGGGGAGGAGTTCGACGAAACCACCGCCGACGACAGAAACTGCAAAGTAAGAgcccagaaaacaaaacacacacagctgtagTTCATTCTATTCagtaaaatgg
The Gambusia affinis linkage group LG22, SWU_Gaff_1.0, whole genome shotgun sequence DNA segment above includes these coding regions:
- the LOC122825845 gene encoding uncharacterized protein LOC122825845, producing MRYDCYTFTWIFSNNNRKTSTLFENGQIHEAAAAKSDRLRVTSDCSLVIEKVSVEDVGWYTCRQFINGQQTSEYSYILSVIQMVQQNQKDKIILTCSVMDYNDCRHTVKWLNEGREEMLSDMEESYQSCSDTVTIPTSDRNWKENSEILECRVTNSYSKNVQLFNFRIQFSGGKTDKISTVKTPTTTRPPRTTTTRMSTTTTTTRPPRTTTTRMSTTTKMTTAELPATLSIITTESNKLTSMAINSTTNVNNFSKTSGWFVFYIIGPAVIIVTVLVIIGWKKTRGNKTKKEGERKTDPEDNIHYSKVIPTKKTKKKPRVPDTVTYSTLNISSSAAAQPTIDLDRLYSTLSK
- the LOC122825832 gene encoding fatty acid-binding protein, brain, with the protein product MVDAFCATWKLVESENFDEYMKALGVGFATRQVGNVTKPTVIISQEGDKVMIRTQSTFKNTEISFTLGEEFDETTADDRNCKSTVTLDGDKLVHVQKWDGKETKFVREIKDGKMIMNLTFEDIHAVRTYEKA